From a region of the Asterias amurensis chromosome 2, ASM3211899v1 genome:
- the LOC139954491 gene encoding B-cell receptor-associated protein 31-like, which produces MTLQWTFVAGFLYVETGILFLLMLPFIKPYMWQKIFNSNLLKSINAFSYIYFNVFICILGLLFIDAIRDVRKYNAAFEEIDISMPGAETQLNMKLFRSQRNLYIAGFALFLWLVLQRVCTLISTEARLQASNEASLKQAQGASDHAQKLMQELKDLKEKKEGDGSSVDAASPEKEAIEELKKVKEELASSKEALNKAKADLTSIKKQAEGVNLEYDRLLKEHAQLQRTVEEENNKKDS; this is translated from the exons ATGACACTACAGTGGACCTTTGTGGCCGGATTCCTCTACGTGGAGACGGGCATTCTGTTCCTTCTTATGTTGCCTTTCATCAAGCCGTACAT GTGGCAGAAGATCTTCAACTCCAACTTGTTGAAGTCGATTAATGCGTTTTCCTACATCTACTTCAATGTGTTCATCTGTATCCTAGGCCTTCTGTTTATTG ACGCCATCCGAGATGTCAGGAAGTACAATGCAGCATTTGAAGAAATTGACATCTCAATGCCCGGAGCTGAGACGCAGCTCAACATGAAACTATTCCGCTCCCAGAGAAATCTCTACATTGCTGGCTTTGCTCTCTTCCTTTGGCT TGTGCTTCAGAGAGTCTGCACCCTGATCTCCACGGAGGCCAGACTACAGGCTTCCAACGAGGCATCCCTCAAGCAGGCACAAGGAGCTTCAGATCATGCTCAGAAACTCATGCAAGAGCTGAAAGACTTGAAGGAAAAGAAAgag GGTGATGGTTCATCAGTGGATGCCGCCAGCCCAGAGAAAGAGGCCATCGAGGAGTTGAAGAAAGTCAAGGAGGAACTGGCAAGCAGCAAGGAAGCTCTAAACAAGGCCAAAGCTGACTTGACATCCATCAAGAAGCAAGCTGAGGGAGTCAACTTGGAGTATGACCGCCTCCTTAAGGAACACGCCCAATTGCAG AGAACAGTAGAGGAAGAGAACAACAAAAAGGACTCCTAA